The Deltaproteobacteria bacterium sequence CACTCCGCAGCTTGCACAGGCTTTGGAAATCTCGATCATACAGAGAACATACGTCACGATATCCATGCCCGCCCCGCCGTATTCCTGAGGTACGGCAACGCCCATAATACCCATTTCGCCCAGTTTGCGGCAGATTTCTTCGGGATGCCTGTGGGTTTTGTCCAGTTCTGCGGCGATCGGTTTAATCTCC is a genomic window containing:
- a CDS encoding acyl-CoA dehydrogenase family protein; amino-acid sequence: MNFGLTEDQRDVKDMIKKFAEQEIKPIAAELDKTHRHPEEICRKLGEMGIMGVAVPQEYGGAGMDIVTYVLCMIEISKACASCGV